The Natrinema salifodinae genome includes a window with the following:
- the sucD gene encoding succinate--CoA ligase subunit alpha: MSVLVDDDTRVVVQGITGGEGKFHAEQMMEYGTNVVAGAVPGKGGQEVSGVPVYDTVHEAVEEENADTSVIFVPPAFAGDAVFEALDTDLDLAVAITEGIPTQDMARVNKRLSETDTRLIGPNCPGLITPGEAKLGILPGNIFAEGNVGLVSRSGTLTYQVVDNLTNRGIGQSTAIGIGGDPIIGTDFVDALELFENDPETEAIVMCGEIGGEDEEEAAAYIDEHVDTPVAGFIAGRTAPPGKRMGHAGAIVSGSGTGTAESKISALNDAGVPVGDTPEEVADHIEEFLG; this comes from the coding sequence ATGAGCGTACTAGTCGACGACGACACTCGCGTCGTGGTACAGGGCATCACCGGCGGGGAAGGCAAGTTCCACGCCGAACAGATGATGGAGTACGGCACCAACGTCGTGGCCGGTGCCGTCCCCGGCAAGGGCGGCCAGGAGGTCAGCGGCGTCCCCGTCTACGACACCGTCCACGAGGCCGTCGAGGAGGAGAACGCCGATACCTCGGTCATCTTCGTCCCGCCCGCGTTCGCGGGCGACGCCGTCTTCGAGGCACTGGATACGGACCTCGATCTCGCGGTCGCCATCACGGAGGGCATCCCGACCCAGGACATGGCCCGGGTCAACAAGCGTCTCTCCGAGACCGACACGCGGCTCATCGGTCCGAACTGCCCCGGCCTCATCACCCCCGGCGAGGCCAAACTCGGTATCCTCCCCGGCAACATCTTCGCCGAGGGCAACGTCGGCCTGGTCTCCCGCTCGGGCACCCTGACCTACCAGGTCGTCGACAACCTGACGAACCGCGGGATCGGCCAGAGCACCGCCATCGGCATCGGCGGCGACCCGATCATCGGCACCGACTTCGTCGACGCCCTCGAACTCTTCGAGAACGACCCCGAGACCGAGGCCATCGTCATGTGCGGCGAAATCGGCGGGGAAGACGAGGAGGAGGCCGCGGCCTACATCGACGAGCACGTCGACACGCCGGTCGCCGGCTTCATCGCCGGCCGCACCGCGCCGCCGGGCAAGCGGATGGGTCACGCCGGCGCGATCGTCTCCGGTTCGGGCACCGGCACCGCCGAGAGCAAGATTTCGGCGCTCAACGACGCCGGCGTCCCCGTCGGCGACACCCCCGAAGAAGTCGCCGACCACATCGAGGAGTTCCTCGGCTAA